The following are from one region of the Ischnura elegans chromosome X, ioIscEleg1.1, whole genome shotgun sequence genome:
- the LOC124170818 gene encoding serine/threonine-protein kinase Nek6-like, producing MSDDICLSLEEIQQLKSIEPLDHQHCSLSSYIIQGPIGKGQFSTVYRACSKVNGRNLALKKISLWSMVDSKSRQDCVKEAHLLPKLNHPHIIEYIAAFIEGSELNIALELADAGDLSLLIKGFAKLGFLIPEKTTWRILLQISSAINHMHSKKIMHRDIKPANVFLTLKGDVKLGDLGIARYFSPETSIAHSFLGTPYYMSPERIQGHGYDFKSDIWSIGCLIYEMTALQPPFHSREKNLMLICQRIATVDYPPIPSDLYSDELRSLTQVCLDKEMKKRPDSEQLHAIAQEMWHKFNKAPSYS from the exons ATGAGTGATGACATATGCCTCAGCCTAGAAGAAATACAACAGCTGAAGAGTATAGAGCCACTGGACCATCAACACTGCTCTCTCTCTAGTTACATAATTCAGGGACCAATTGGTAAAGGCCAATTTAGCACAGTATATCGAGCTTGTAGTAAAGTCAATGGAAGAAATCttgctctgaaaaaaattagcttatGGAGCATGGTGGATTCTAAGTCCCGCCAAGATTGTGTGAAAGAAGCTCATCTACTTCCG AAGCTGAATCACCCTCATATTATTGAATATATTGCTGCCTTCATAGAGGGTTCCGAGCTCAACATTGCTCTAGAATTGGCTGATGCTGGTGATCTTTCATTACTGATTAAGGGCTTTGCAAAATTGGGTTTCTTAATTCCTGAAAAAACAACATGGAGAATCTTGCTGCAAATTTCCAGTGCCATAAATCATAtgcattctaaaaaaataatgcatcgtG ATATTAAACCAGCCAATGTTTTCCTAACCTTGAAAGGAGATGTTAAGTTGGGAGATTTGGGTATCGCAAGATACTTCAGTCCAGAGACATCCATAGCACATTCATTTCTTGGAACACCATATTACATGAGTCCTGAGCGAATTCAAGGGCATGGCTATGACTTCAAGAGTGATATATGGTCAATTGGTTGCTTGATCTATGAG ATGACAGCTTTGCAGCCACCATTTCACTCCAGGGAAAAGAATTTGATGCTAATATGTCAGAGAATTGCAACTGTTGACTACCCCCCTATTCCAAGTGATTTATATTCAGATGAG CTGAGGAGCTTGACTCAAGTATGCCTGGATAAGGAGATGAAAAAGAGACCAGACAGTGAACAGCTGCATGCCATAGCACAAGAAATGTGGCATAAATTCAACAAAGCACCATCATACTCATGA
- the LOC124170816 gene encoding CAP-Gly domain-containing linker protein 4-like: protein MVAKGNTLEKRPEYGLRLKGRLRTMPTTHPPVDAPLCSGCGQFDLSFFDPSCPGCLEIITNPTTTIAEIFAVLRQWVPQTQRNIGLFAEQIIQRGAHVDDRDGLTDMTLLHYACRAGAGGVGDIDSALKVVNLLINKGANAFLTCKWTKMSALHYAAFFDVDLVVKALLERCKGLDVNSPCPSYDNGTSLHICAMNLCVDTAHILLEHGADLSVKDKLSRTPIECIADKSSFGCVPDITERITRMQTLLKSKKTHMVQENGKTSLGSITGKTVLKAMNFSLNERVVVGGSKTGILRYCGSTEFAPGFWAGVELDSSEGKNDGSVNGVQYFKCPRNHGIFAPIDRVTKASVMPFSKMSISKGSRKQIDHGKIDISHVTSKVSSGLTLGNKLKEIRINDKVVVRRNGISGEIEELYGLVRYIGLADFASGVWIGVELEKEAEGRHDGSVDGKRYFSCPPQRGIMIPGYRIKRLSTKPYANTNAIDTTSSQGGNHQENIWEANCTSSMKKDLLVGLKTGPLYSHGFRRKNLLRSLSVGHSSTVSPVPSLQQRSGRCDILKRSRSCEDRGPTVSIGMNALYNHKIGIVKYIGPVEFADGNWIGLELRENKGKHDGIVNGKRYFTSKPGHGIMVQCKHCTIRGINGEKLIGS from the exons ATGGTGGCTAAGGGAAACACTCTTGAGAAAAGGCCAGAATATGGTCTGCGGTTAAAAGGAAGATTGCGAACCATGCCGACTACACATCCACCTGTTGATGCACCTTTGTGTTCAGGGTGCGGGCAGTTTGACCTGTCATTTTTTGATCCAAGCTGCCCGGGTTGTTTGGAAATAATCACTAACCCAACCACAACCATAGCAGAAATATTCGCAGTATTGAGGCAGTGGGTGCCGCAGACTCAGAGAAATATTGGACTTTTCGCAGAGCAA ATCATTCAGAGAGGAGCTCATGTAGATGACAGAGATGGTTTAACGGATATGACTTTACTTCATTATGCCTGCAGGGCTGGAGCTGGAGGTGTTGGAGACATTGACAGTGCCTTAAAA GTTGTTAACCTGCTTATTAATAAAGGTGCAAATGCATTCTTGACTTGTAAATGGACAAAAATGAGTGCTTTACATTATGCTGCATTCTTTGATGTTGATTTAGTAGTGAAAGCTTTGCTAGAGAGGTGTAAAG GTCTTGATGTGAACAGTCCTTGCCCAAGTTATGATAATGGAACTTCTTTGCATATTTGTGCTATGAACCTGTGTGTTGACACTGCTCATATTCTTTTGGAACATGGTGCTGATTTGTCAgtaaaagataaattatcaagGACTCCTATAG AATGTATTGCAGACAAATCTTCTTTTGGGTGTGTTCCCGATATCACTGAAAGAATTACCAGGATGCAAACACTTCTCAAATCAAAGAAGACTCATATGGTTCAAGAAAATGGGAAGACCAGCCTTGGAAGCATAACAGGGAAAACTGTTTTAAAAGCTATGAACTTTTCCCTCAACGAAAGAGTGGTAGTTGGGGGAAGCAAAACTGGTATTTTAAG ATATTGTGGAAGCACTGAATTTGCTCCTGGTTTTTGGGCTGGAGTTGAGCTTGATAGTAGTGAAGGCAAGAATGATGGATCTGTGAATGGAGTGCAGTATTTTAAATGCCCCCGTAATCACG gaatttttGCACCAATTGATCGAGTTACAAAAGCAAGTGTTATgcctttttcaaaaatgtccattaGCAAGGGTAGTCGCAAGCAGATAGATCATGGAAAAATTGACATATCTCATGTAACTTCAAAAGTTAGCTCAG GTCTGACCCTAGGAAACAAGTTGAAGGAAATAAGGATTAATGATAAAGTGGTAGTAAGAAGGAATGGAATTTCTGGTGAGATCGAGGAGCTATATGGTTTGGTACGTTATATTGGACTAGCAGACTTTGCCTCTGGTGTTTGGATTGGTGTAGAGCTTGAAAAGGAGGCAGAGGGTAGGCATGATGGAAGTGTTGACGGCAAACGCTATTTCTCATGCCCTCCACAGCGAGGGATCATGATTCCTGGGTACAGGATTAAAAG gtTATCAACAAAACCCTATGCCAATACCAATGCCATTGATACCACCTCATCTCAAGGAGGAAACCATCAAGAGAATATTTGGGAAGCAAATTGTACATCATCTATGAAAAAGGATTTACTAGTTGGGCTAAAAACTGGCCCATTATACTCCCATGGTTTTAGAAGGAAGAATCTACTGCGTAGTCTCTCAGTTGGTCATTCCTCAACAGTCTCTCCTGTACCATCATTACAACAACGTAGTGGCAGGtgtgatattttaaaaaggaGTAGAAGCTGTGAAGATAGGGGCCCAACTGTTTCCATAGGAATGAATGCCTTGTACAACCATAAAATTG GCATTGTGAAGTACATAGGACCAGTGGAATTTGCAGATGGTAACTGGATTGGTTTGGAGCTAAGAGAGAATAAAGGAAAGCATGACGGCATTGTCAATGGAAAACGATATTTTACTTCAAAACCTGGACATGGGATAATGGTTCAGTGTAAACATTGTACCATACGAGGAATCAATGGTGAAAAGTTAATTGGCTCCTAG